The sequence below is a genomic window from Streptomyces sp. V1I1.
TGGGGGGCAGGTTGAGCGCGAAGGCGCGCAGGGCGGCGCGCTGCTCGCGTTCGGTCATGGTGCCCCAGATGCGGGCCAGGCGCCCTGCCCATGATGGTCGGCGCAGGTCGTTGGCGCATGACCTGCCGGGAGCCGGTGACCCGCATTGTGGTCACCGGCTCTTTTGGGTATAGGAACCCACCAACACCGATCAGTCACCAAGCATGTGTGCACGACTACTTGAGGGTCTGTCGGCACGCACTCACCGCAGGGTTCTCCGCTGCGGTTCCACGGCTCATCGGCCGATCAGCTTGTGCAGTACGGGGATGCTGACGCCGAAGCCGGTCACGCCAGCGAGCAGCGCGGCGGCGGCCGCGTCCGTGCTGTAGAGGGTACGCATTCCGGCAATCGCCCCCCCGTGAAGGAAGCCATCAGGAGGACGATGGCGGCATGAGCGGTGAGCAGGGGGCCGGGGTCCTCGGGGCCCGGGTCGGAGGGCGGCGTAGCAGCGGCGGTCACGTGAACTCCCTTTCTGACCGGGGTTTCTGTCGGTACCGCTACTACGTCCTATCGGCCCAGGTACCCCATGAATTTTTCCGCCCATACTCGTTCCAAAGATCTTGCGAAAGGCCGTGGGGTGCCCGAGGCCCAGCCAAGTACCCTGCAGCCGGATTGAGTTCGCCCAGGCGTACTCGGGTCCGCGGACACCGCGGCGCTGACGTACGTCGAGCAGCAGGCGGACGTCTGCGTGCCGCAGTCGTTGCAGGAAGGACTCGCCGTCGAGGCCATAGACGCCGATTGTCACCATTCTGAGCACAGGCAATCACCCATCTGCCTGCTACTCGTGCCGGTTCAACCGGCACGAGTAGCAGGGGCGGCGAGGTCGCATCACGCGACGGCGGTCCCCTCAAGCTCGACCATCTGGCCGGGGATCGCCAGTCGCGCCACCTCGAGCATCGTGGAGGTCGGCGCCACCCCGGCGGCACCCAACCGCGCCGCCAGCACGCCGTAGTGCTGGAAAAGCAGATCGACGTCGGTCGTGTAGACGTTGAGCCGGACGAGGTTCGCGAGAGACATGCCGGCCTCGCCGAGCACGGCCTCCAGGTTGTCGATGCTCAGCGTCAACTGCGCCGAAATGTCACCGTCATGCTGGGGCTTGCCGTCGCCGCTCATCGCGGTCTGCCCCGAGATGTACAGGGTCCGTGTGTGCCCGGAGACGACCTCACCCTGGTTGAAACCCATCTCCACCGACCACGTCACCGGGTTGACCGCCGTTCGTTCCACTGCCACATCAGCTCCATTCGATTCATCGGGAGTACGTACGTCCATCGGCTCGGTAGCCGCCAGCTTTGACGTCGCGTCAACGAGCCTCCCAACAAATCACGACACCCTCAGTCATGTATTCCGTTAAAGTTCTCGTATGCGTGCCGACCGGTTGGTCTCACTGGTGCTACTGCTGCGCCAGCGCGGTCGGCTGACAGCGGACACGCTGGCCCGCGAGCTGGAGGTATCCACCCGTACCGTGCTGCGCGACATCGAGGTGCTGTCCGCGGCCGGCGTCCCGGTCTACGCCGAACGCGGCAGGCACGGCGGTTTCGCGCTGTTGCCCGGTTTCCAGACCGAGCTCACCGGACTGAACCACGACGAGGCTCTCGCCTTGCTGACCGCCGGATCGGGGCGCGGCGAGCAGGTATTCGGCCTCGGCTCGGCGCTCGCTTCGGCCATGCGGAAGGTGGTCGACGCGCTACCCGAAAGCCACCGGGCCTCCGCGAGCGACGCGGCCCAGCGATTTCTCGTCAACCCGGAGACCGACCTGCTCTCACGCCGGCTGGTCATTGAGGAGGTACTTGACACCACAATGATCGAGGTCAGGCGCGCGGTGCTCGCCGGACACAAGCTGCGCATCCACTACGCGGCCACAGGCCAGACACCACAGTGGCGCACGGTGGACCCGATCGGCCTGGTCACCGTACGCGACCGGGGCTACTTGCTGGCCACGAGATCTGGCGCGGACCGCACCTACCGGCTGTCGCGGGTGTTGGCCGCCGAGGAACTCCCCGAAACGGCACAGCGACCAAACCGGGTCGATCTGGACCGGATCTGGCGGGAACGCTCCGCGCAGTTCCTCTCCGGCGGCGACCACATCACCGTGCTGGTACGGGTGAACCCGGCGCGGCGGGAGGACCTGCTGGACACCGCGCTGGCTGTCCGCGCAGAAGAACCCGACGCAGACGGCTGGCTGCGGCTGGAGGTGACCTTCCAAGATTCCCGACACGCCGAATGGGCGCTGTGGCAGCTCAGCACGGACGCGGAAGCCCTGGCCCCGCAGTCGATGCGCACCTCCCTACGCAACCGCGCCGCCGCGATTGCCACCCGCTACGGAGACTCGTCCTGAGAGTGAGAAGCCAACTCATTTGGCTAACTGATCATTTCGGAAACAGTTGGGTGCAGGGGCTTGGCGGTTGAGGTTGCCGACGGCAGAGTTCTGCGGGTGTCGGATGATCTTGTGGCTGATGAGCTGTGGGAACGTGTCGCTCCACTGCTGCCGCCCCGTCTACCGCGGCGCCGGCGATACCCGGGGCGGCTGCCGGTGGACGATCGGGCTGCCCTGCGGGACTGGACTGAAGCAGGCGTCTGGCCCCGCCTGCACGCGGTTCTTCTGACGGAGCCGCGGCGGGCCAGCCTTGTGAACCTCGACGACGCAGCGGTCGATGGCTCACACGTGAGGGCCTTGAAAGGGAGGCTCACACCGGACCTTCGCCGTTTGACCGCGCCCGGCCCGGCTCCAAGCACCACCTGATCACCGACCGGCACGGAACGCCTCTCGCCGTCTCGCTGACCAGCGGCAACCGTCACGATGTCACCCAGCTCATGCCGCTGCTGGACGCCATACCCCGCATTCGCGGCCGCCGGAGCAGGGCATGCCACCGGCCCGGACGGCTGTTCGCCGACCACGGTTACGACTACGACAAGTACCGCCGGCTTCTACGTGCAGGGGGCATCACACCGAAGATCGCCCGCAAAGCCACAGCACACGGCTCCGGCCTGGGAAAGACCCGCTGGGTCGTCGAGCGGACCTTCGCCTGGCTCCACCAGTTCAAGCGACTGCGGATCCGCTACGAGATACGAGCCGACCTCCACCTGGGGCCCTCCAACTCGCCTGCAGCATCATCTGCTTGCGACGCCTCCGAACCTCATCCTGAAACGATCAGTTAGCCGTCCGGGGGGTGCCTCTATGTCCTTCGTCAAGCCTGCGTGGGTCATGCGGGGGTCGCTTCCGGGGTGCGTGACTCGTAGAAGGTTCCGTCTCGGAGCATGGCGAACAGGACGCTGATGCGGTGGCGGGCGAGCCGGAGGAGGGCTTGGGTGTGGGTTTTGCCGCGGGCTCGCTGCCGGTCGTAGTAGCTGCGGGAGGCGGGGTCGTGCAGGGCCGCGAAGGCGGAGAGGAACATGGCGCGTTTGAGGAGTCGGTTGCCTGTTCTGGGGGCGTGTTCGCCGTGGATGGACGATCCGGAGGACTTCGTGGCCGGGGCAAGGCCGGCGTAGGAGGCCAAGTGGGCGGCGGTCGGGAAGGACGATCCGTCGCCGATGGTGACCAGCAAGGTGGCGGCGGTCCTGACACCGACTCCGGGCATCGAGGTCAGGACCTGGGAAAGAGGGTGCGACTCCAGCAGCTCGCTGATCTGGGCTTCCAGAGCGCGTCGTTGTTCGTGGACGGCGGCGAGCGAGCGGGCCAGCGAGGGCACCACCACGTCCAGGGTGGTGGTGCCCGGGACGACGACGGTCTGTTCGTCGAGCGCGTCGAAGATGTCGTTGACCAGGCGTTCGGCCATGCGCGGGGCCTTGGGCCGTATCAGGTTCACGAGCCTGCGGCGTCCGGCCTTGCGCAGGGCGGCGGGCGAGCCGAAGCGTTCCAGCAGGTGCGTCACAGCCTGGTGGTCCAGGCGGGGCCCCAGTACTCGCTCCAGGCTCGGGTGGAACTGGGTGAGCAGGCCGCGGAGCCGGTTGCTGGTGCGGGTGGCCTCGGCGGCGAGGTCCTGGTCGAAGCCGGTCAGGACGGTCAGCTGGGCCGCGGTCTCGTCGGCCAGTTCCAGGGCCCGCAGGGTGTGAGGCATGGTGCGGGCGGCGTCCGCGATCACGTGCGCGTCGCGGGCATCGGTCTTTGCCTCACCGGGATACAAATCGGCGATCCGCCGCATCGCCAGCCCTGGCAGGTAGGCCACGTGGCAGCCGGCGTCCCGGGCCACCGCGAGCGGCAGGGCGCCGATCGATGCGGGCTGGTCCACGATGACCAGCACGCGGCCGAACCTGGCCGTGAGCTTGTCGAACACGGCCCGCAGTTTCGGCTCGCTGTTGGGCAGCCGCTTGTCGTAGACGGTCTTGCCGCCCGCTGTCAGGCCGTGGCCGTGGTGGTCGCCCTTGCCGACGTCCAGGCCGAGGAAGACCGCGATTTCACCGGTGTCGAGCACCGCACCCCCCGAGGGTGGTCGTTCCGTCCCGGCCTCACCCACCGGCACCGAGCGCGCGCATCCACGTTACGCAGACCTGCCACCCTTCAACGGCCGGGCGTTGCGCTCGGCCGGGTGACGGTCGGGCCTCTCATCAGCGGTCAGACGGTGCCCCGGACCCGGTGACACCACCCCCCAGGTCATCGCTTCGACAGGGGGCAACAGTCATGCCGGGCCCGGAGGCCAGGAGCCCCGTTTCAGGGCCACGAAGAAAGTAACGGGGCGGCAGTGGGTGGTGAGGCCAAACAGGGCGAGGGTGAGTCAGCGGTCGGTGCGCCGGTAAATCCGATCGCAGTCAAGTAGACGAGCCCGCGATCCATCCCCCGCAGCCGGCATGGGACAAGATCGTGAGACGAAGCGCCCGGGCGTTCACCACAGTGGATCTTGAGGCTCCGAGAGGGCGTTAAGTCCCTTCTCTCTCGGTTCGTGATCGCTCGTTCGGGTACTGATCGCCGTGCGGGCTCGCCGTTAGGCATGGACATGCCGAGATGCGGGGCGTGGAGCGAAGACCGTATCCGAGCTACTTGTCGGACGAGCAGTGGGCGTTGATCGAGCCGATGATCACGGCCTGGAAGCAGAAGCGGGTGAAGCGGTCGGCGACCGGCGATCCGGGAACGTGCGATCTGCGGGAGGTCGTGGACGCGATCTTCTATCAGAACCGGACGGGCTGTCAGTGGCGCTACCTGCCCAGCGATCTGCCGGCCTGGTCGGCGGTGTTCTACTACTTCACGCTGTGGCGCGAGGACGGGCTCGACCAGCGGATCCAGGAACTGCTGCGCTGTCAGGTGCGGGAGAGGGCCCGCCGATTGGAGGACCCGTCCCTCGTGGTCATCGACACGCAGTCCGTGCGTGCGGCCGCGGGTGTCCCGAAGGCCACGACGGGACTGGACGCGAACAAGAAGACGCCGGGCCGCAAGCGGGGGCTACGGTGGACGTCCTGGGACTGATCATCGGCGTGGTCGTGCTGGCCGCCTCGGCCCAAGACAACGCCGCCGGCACCGCCCTGCTCGACCAGGCAGCCGAACGCTGCGGCAACCGCCTGGAGAAGGCCCTGGTGGACCAGGGATTCAAGGAGGAGGTCGTGATCCACGGCGCGCTGCAGGACATCACCGTCGAGACCGTCTGCCGCAACCCCGACGATCGCGGCAAGGGCTTCGTCCCGCAACCGAAGAAATGGATCGTGGAACAGGCCAACGTGACCTTGATGCTGCACCGGCGCCTGGCCCGCGAGTACGACCCACCGGCCCGACAACTCCGCCTCGCGCGTCTACTGGGCCTCCACCGCCAACTGACCCGCCGCCTGACTACACCCGCACCGGCCTGGCGCGACACCCTCGGGCTGGCGGCATGAACGTCACCGAACTCCTGCAGGACCTCCAGGCCCAGCACGATCAGGCAGCGACCCGAGCCAGTGAGCTACGCGACCAGATCGAGCATCTCACCACCGCTCTCGCCGAGACCGAGGCCCGCCTCGCGGACCTGGCCACCACCCGGAAGATCATCGCTGAACACGTACCGGCCGAGACCGGGCCCGAACCCGAGATGGCCACCGCCTACCAGCAGATCGTGAACGCCTTCCACCAGCACCCCCACCAGACAATCCAAGTCCGCGAACTGCACGAACTCCTCGGCATGCCCACCGCCGACCCAGCCATGAACGTCACTCGCAGCCGCCTCGGACGCCTCACCCGCCAAGGCTTCCTCACCCAACCCGGACGCGGCCGCTACCAGAAACGGACTTAACGACCTCTCAAAGCCCGTCTATCCCTCGAACACTGGAGCCAGGTTCAGGCGGACCCCTCCAAGGCCGACCGGGACAAGTTCCACAAGGGCGAGCCCGCCCCGCACAAAGCCAAGTTCGAGTTGCGGTGCCAGTCCTCGATCGGAGAGCAGGCCCACACTCCCACTGCAAAACCTCAACGGCCGTCAGAACAAAGCGAGATAACCAGTGCCGGAAGGAAGGTCGCCCCCACGGTAGGGAACAACGCCTCCCGTAGCCGCAGACATAGCCAGGCGTGGATGGTCTCTGTGCTGCGCAGCGAGGCGGGCATGGCCGGAAGCTCGCCAGCGGTCAGCGGAGCGGGCACGGCAGATGGCGGCGCCCAGAACGGCCGCGGTTTGCGCCGAGTTGGGCCTGCGCCCGTGCAGCGGCGTACTGCAGCCTCGGCCAAGAGCACAAGCCCGCTTACACCCCTTCGGGTGAACGCTGTCGGCCCGGCTCCGCGGCCGCTGCAGGGGCCGTGACGCTGTGGACGTGTTGCCCGCAGCTCACATCAAACTGCGCGGCGCGGAGGGAGCGGCCGATGGATGTGCAGGTTCGTCACCGTGACGACGTGGGCCGCGAACAGCTGGTGCCGCCGCGCGTCCTGCGCCAGCTGCCAGTGGCACCCCCGCTGGCTCCGGGCAGCGCCTGGGCACACACCGGGCAGTGACCGGCGGCGATGCGGTCCTCCGCCGTCGTACGGGCGGGCAGAGCCTGAAGGGGGCCGCCCGCAGCCTGGTAGAGCTGGGCGGCGACGTCGGCCACCATGTCGCGGTGCGGAAGCTCCAGAAGCCGCTGGAGGGTGAAGGCGCCGGCGGTCCTCCAGCGCGCTGATGAACAGGGGCGTGTACGTGAAACCGAAGGGGTTGCGCGTCAGCACCTGGTACCAGGTCCTCCAATGATCGGGCACCACGACCGCGAATCGGACCCCTGCAAAGCTCGCCTCAGCCTGCTGGGCGGCACTTCACGTGCGGCTCGACCACCGGCCGAAGAGCGGTTCCTGACTGCTTGCGAGTGAACGATGGAGCTCCGCACGCGCGTCGAACCCATCCGCTCGATCATGCCCGCTATGGTTGGCTCCCATGCCGCTGAGCTTTGCCTTTGTGAATCTCAAGCCTGGAGTCGGCAAGACGACCAGTGCCGTATGGCTGGCCCACGCGCTTCACGAGTCGGGCTACTCGCCGCTTCTGGTCGACGGCGACCCAGCCTCCTCCGCACTGCGCTGGAGCGAATTGGCCGACGGCTTTCCGTTTCCCGTCATCGCCTTGCCAGTGGGTGACGTGCACCGCCGCGTGAACGACTTCCTGGGCAATCGGCAGGCTGTGGTGCTCGATGCGCCGCAGTTGGAGGACCATCCTCGCATCGCCCGCAGCATCATGAGGTACGCGAGTGCGTGGATCGTCCCGGTGACGCCCGCTCCCATCGAACTGGACCGGATGGCACCCATCCGCTCCGAGATGGACGACGTCCAGTCCCTGCGCGCCGAGCCGGCCCGCACTGCAGTCCTCCTGAACCGGACCAATCGTCCCGACGCCACACGCACCGGCCCCGATGCCGACGCTCGTGAGGCGCTCACCGAGTGGGGGTTCGTGGTGCTGGACACCCAGATTGCGCGGCTCGAGTTGTACGCCCAGTCGTTCGGAAGTCCGGTGCGGGCCAAGGGGTCGGCGTACATGGACCTCGCCGATGAACTCATCAAGCGTCAGGAAGAGGCATGAAGGAGCGCAAGGACAGGTACCGCGCGGCATTGCAGCGCGGAGGGGGCATCGCTGCCCCGTCCTCCAAAAGCATCACGCTGAACAGCAGATACGTCCGGTTGATCATCGAAGTGGACCCGGACCTGCAGCGAGACCTGACGCGATGGGCCAGTCTGCCGCTCTCAGCGCTGGTGCTCGCCAGCACGACCGTTCTGCGCACCTTGGCCGACACCGCCGCAGCCGTGCCCCGATCCATGGGCGGCGCCCGACATACAGGGCCGTAGAGGCCGGGTACGACAGCGCAGCCACGCCCTTGTCTCACCCACAGTCCGGGGCTCTGGCGACGGACCGGCTCGGCGGCCCCTCCGACGCGCAACATCGGTGAGCGCGCCCCGGACCGGCGGTCGGGGCGCGCGTCGTCACGGCCGGGTCAGAAGTCGAACTCGAGGTAGCCGGTACAACCGGACGGGGTGCGGGATGCGGCACCACCGGCTGCCGTCGCCCGCGGCGTGCGCGATGCCATGCGTTGGAAGACCTGCGCGAACTCGGTGCACCGGTCGGACCTGCCCTCTGCTGCCTCGGGCGCGGCTCGATCCAGCGATCGCGGCCCAGGTCTACGCCCGGTCGCACGATCTGGAACAGCTGAACGAGCAACTGCGCCAGGCGCATGCCCGCGAACGTGAAATCGCCGTCACCCTGCAGGAGGTCATGCTCCACTCGCCCGACTAGGCCAGGCACCGGAACATCGCCGTGCGCTACCTGCCCGCCAGCGGATCACTCAACGTGTGCGGCGACTGGTACGACGTGGTCGATCTGCCGCCCGACCGCTACTCCATCGCTATCGGGGACGTCGTCGGCCACGGCCTGCAGGCCGCCGCCGTCATGGGCATGCTGCGCAGCGCCCTGAGCGCAGCCATCCGGGCCGTTCCCAGCCCCGCACAGGCCCTGGAGGTACTCGGCCTGTACGCCCGAGCGGTCGACGGCGCGCTGGCCAGCACCGTAGTCAAAGTGCTCATCGACCCGCGCAGCCGACTGATCAGAGCCCTTCGAGGAAATCCCGGGCGCTGTCGCATGCGCCGGCGACGGATGTCGCGGAGCGGAGGGTTGCGACGTTGACGCTCATCGTGTCCATCAGGTCCCCCTGGTCTCTGGATCGTCAATGCCCGGTCGTGTCTGCCCGGGGGCTTGCGCCCCGGCCTGCGGCCCGTTAACCCGGCGGTGACGGCCTTGCTCCCGCCCTCCAGTCGCTGTTCGAGGTTGATTACCTCACCGTCGAACACGCGAAAATCTATGTTGGCCGGAGTAGACATTGGGCGGTGGTGTGGTTATGGTTTCTCTCGTAGCCCAGAGAGACCGCAGGGCCTGGCAGAGACGAACTGCCTGGCAGCAGTACCCGCAGTTGCAGTTCGCAGGACGGTGCCGTGGTGGAGTTCCGAAGCCAGGGTTGTTGCAGGACGGCGACGGGACTGACCGACCGGACCGGGTGGCCCGCA
It includes:
- a CDS encoding RidA family protein encodes the protein MERTAVNPVTWSVEMGFNQGEVVSGHTRTLYISGQTAMSGDGKPQHDGDISAQLTLSIDNLEAVLGEAGMSLANLVRLNVYTTDVDLLFQHYGVLAARLGAAGVAPTSTMLEVARLAIPGQMVELEGTAVA
- a CDS encoding YafY family protein; amino-acid sequence: MRADRLVSLVLLLRQRGRLTADTLARELEVSTRTVLRDIEVLSAAGVPVYAERGRHGGFALLPGFQTELTGLNHDEALALLTAGSGRGEQVFGLGSALASAMRKVVDALPESHRASASDAAQRFLVNPETDLLSRRLVIEEVLDTTMIEVRRAVLAGHKLRIHYAATGQTPQWRTVDPIGLVTVRDRGYLLATRSGADRTYRLSRVLAAEELPETAQRPNRVDLDRIWRERSAQFLSGGDHITVLVRVNPARREDLLDTALAVRAEEPDADGWLRLEVTFQDSRHAEWALWQLSTDAEALAPQSMRTSLRNRAAAIATRYGDSS
- a CDS encoding IS110 family transposase, with amino-acid sequence MLDTGEIAVFLGLDVGKGDHHGHGLTAGGKTVYDKRLPNSEPKLRAVFDKLTARFGRVLVIVDQPASIGALPLAVARDAGCHVAYLPGLAMRRIADLYPGEAKTDARDAHVIADAARTMPHTLRALELADETAAQLTVLTGFDQDLAAEATRTSNRLRGLLTQFHPSLERVLGPRLDHQAVTHLLERFGSPAALRKAGRRRLVNLIRPKAPRMAERLVNDIFDALDEQTVVVPGTTTLDVVVPSLARSLAAVHEQRRALEAQISELLESHPLSQVLTSMPGVGVRTAATLLVTIGDGSSFPTAAHLASYAGLAPATKSSGSSIHGEHAPRTGNRLLKRAMFLSAFAALHDPASRSYYDRQRARGKTHTQALLRLARHRISVLFAMLRDGTFYESRTPEATPA
- a CDS encoding ParA family protein, which translates into the protein MPLSFAFVNLKPGVGKTTSAVWLAHALHESGYSPLLVDGDPASSALRWSELADGFPFPVIALPVGDVHRRVNDFLGNRQAVVLDAPQLEDHPRIARSIMRYASAWIVPVTPAPIELDRMAPIRSEMDDVQSLRAEPARTAVLLNRTNRPDATRTGPDADAREALTEWGFVVLDTQIARLELYAQSFGSPVRAKGSAYMDLADELIKRQEEA